Below is a genomic region from Vitis riparia cultivar Riparia Gloire de Montpellier isolate 1030 chromosome 16, EGFV_Vit.rip_1.0, whole genome shotgun sequence.
AACATTATTATTGAAGCACAACCTCCAAAAGGGGAATTCATTTATGtcattttgatttcttaaggctatgtttggttccaggaaagtgttaaggaaagaaaaaaatgttaaagaaaatggatttttcatgtttagtttcattatggaaaatgtgaaagaaaatttaaaataattatgtaatctttatataatcgagaaaaataagtaaaattaatttgaagaagtaaataaaaatattttattggctttgaatctattttcttttctttcattttttttctttctttttagttttcctctttttttatttccctcacatttttcctcaaattttatgggaaccaaacatagcttaagttttgttttggtttctttagtttttatcaAGTCAATGGTATGCATgcttagaaaaagaaaagatgaacTAGGGTTTAGGAGAGAAGTCAACACATAAAGGAAAGTGTTGTCCTTTATTAAATGTCGTCccttatttcaaattatttcaaattataggAAATGAGGAGAATCACATCACTATTTCTATAGAATTTATTCaaacctaaaaatatatatagatagcaTAGGACTACATACTAGCATATATGAACATCATGATTGTATGTTCTTCTTGAACTCTAGACTCCATAAATTCTTTGTCATGGCACACCCTTCCCATACCTTTGCGCGATTCTTGCATTTTTTGCTTTTGGCCACTAAGAGTAGAAGTCATGAATACCTTCATCGATTTTGAGCAAGCAAGCACCCTTAGGGGTTAATTTCCCAATAACAACGTTTATGACATTCATACAAATCCCTATATTCTTCATAACTATCAAATGACATAAGTTTATCTCGCCATTgaattttacaaaagaaaagtgtattcataacaaaaaaaattgggataGAAAGACCACTCAAAGGAGTTGTTATAAGAGAGTACATGTATCACATGAATGATCATACAACATAGGATTCCTTCTATAAGGAATGCCATTGTTTATCCCATATTGGGTGATGGGCCCTTCACCAGATCAACAATTTATATGTGATAATTGACAGGAAGTTTAGTGAAAAAGAGATCGCCTTATTGAActaattttctacttttttttttaaacttcctCTGGTGCACATgcgtttttttttcctaatattttctaCTCTTTTAAGCCACatataacaatatatttatttacttatttatttttttaaaatttcattatttagatctattcatctaagaaattttgaatttccctattttcatcaatagaaCAACCTAGAttcctaattttaatattttgacctaagttttaaataaattaaccctagcctaaatctaaatcttccaaagaatcttttttttttttcatcaaaaaacttaagatttcctaatttccaacaataaatcaaaatcttaaaatttcaatattttgatattaaaatgaattaaaaaaaataaactaaccctaatctaaattaattttttttcaagaataaCTAGCTTGTTCAGAACTAACtaacgaatataatatattaatttagggttagaatcttacctggaAAAATCTGAACTTCAACTCTGAACCTCTAACCCTTGAGCCCTACGATTTCTAATTCTCTAATTTGGTTGATAGGGTTTTCTTAATAAAGAAGATaagaggaaaatctaatttatacctaggattaTTAGTTGTAAAATGACTCTTTCAcccttaatgaatttaatgaattacttaattactttataaattactattttgcccctagattaaattttggggtgttacatcCCCTCCTCctaaaaaaaagtttagtcctctaaacttgacatacctggGTCTTGAAAAAGATGTGGGTGCTTTTCTCTCATCTCCTCTTTTAATTCCCAAGTGGGTTCTCGAATACTGTGATTGCTCCATTGGATTTTTGCTAACTTGACAACAACATGACGTAGTACCTTTTCCATCTCATCCACAATTTGAATTATTACTTCTTCATAAGTCAAGTCTtcagaaatttgaataggctccaactccacaaaATGAGAGTGGTCAAAAACATATTTCCTCAAATTTgaaacatggaatacattatgaatcttagacaGGCTTAGGGGCAAGGCCACTTTATatgccaaagtgcctactctttctaatattttgaaTGGACCCACAAATCAAGGACTGAGCTTTCCCTTTCTCCAAAATCTCATCATAGATTTCATAGGCGATacttttaagaaaacatgatcacctacctcaaactccaaatcctGCCTACGATTGTGAGCATAACTTTTATGTCTACTTTGAGCTATctttaacctctctttaatTAAGACAACTTTTTCAACTgtcaactgcacaagttcaggccccaaaagtttcctttctccaacATCATCCCAACAAATGGGAGATCGACATTTCCTACCATATAGCCCCTCAAAAGGTGCCATCCAAATGCTAGCTTGAAAGCTATTATTATAGGCAAACTCTACTAAAGGTAAGTAATTATCCCAATTACCTTTTAAGTCTAAAGTACAAGCTTTCAACAAATCTTCCAAAACTTGAATTACACTTTCTGATTGACCATCAATCTGAGGATGGAaagcagtactaaaactcaacttagtaccCAAAGCTTTCTGTAGACTATGCCAAAATCTAGAAGTAAAACGAGGATCTCTATCAGATACTATAGAAATAGGTACACCATACATTCTCACAATCTTCCTAACATATAAAGAAACTAGACAGTCCATAGAGAAGTTGACTTTCATAGGCAAAAAGTGAGCAGACTTAGTCAATCGATCAACAATCATCCAAATAGTATTATTGCTCCTTAAGGTCCTTGGTAACCCTGTCACAAAATCCATAGTAATATGTTCCCCCTTTCACTCAGGAATAGAAAGTGGTTGTAATGACCTTGCTGGTCGTTGATGCTCAGCTTTCACTTCTTGACACACCAAACGCCGAGCCACAAATTGCATAATATCTCGCTCTATACTTGACCACCAATAATTTTGTCTCAAATCTTTGTACATTTTTGTCCCTCCTGGGTGGATCGCAAGCCTAGAACAATGAACTTCTTCCAAAAGCTCTCTTCTTAAGTCTCCATCATTTGAGACACAATGTCTAGTCCTAAACCTCAAAATCccatcatttaataaaataaagtcaaGCTTACTACCCTTTTTAACCTCTTTAATAAGTTGCACTAAATTCAAATTGTTCTTTTGTAGCAccttaattctcccaactaagtTTTGTTGCACTTTGAAATTCGCCACAAGTGCTCTTGAGTCCAAAACTCTAATATGGACATGTAAACTCCTCAAATCCTTTATTAATCATCTTTGACAACCTTTAATAGCTGTTAGAGAACCAATTGATTTCCTGCTTAAGGCATAAGCTACAACATTCGTATTTTCGGGATGATACTGAATAATACAATCATAGTCCTTGAGTAGTTCTATCCATATTCTTtgtctcatgttcaattccttttgggaaaACAAATACTTCAAGCTCTTATGATTAATGAATATTTCACAAGTTtcactaaaaagaaaatgtctccaaatcttaagtgcaaaaatcATTGCAGCTAACTCCAGATCATGAGTGGGGTAATTTCGCTCATAAGACTTCAACTGTCTAGAAGCATTAGCCACAACTTTTCCATGTTGCATAAGGACACAACCCAAATCCtgatgagaggcatcactatacactACAAATCCTCTTAAacctgaagggatagtcaaaataggagttgTCACTAATCTATTCTTTAACTCTTGAAAGCTATGTTTGCAGTCATCaaaccactcaaacttaaccccTTTCGGTGTCAACTTAGTCAAAGGTAGGGCGATTTTAGAGAACCCCTCAATAAATCGTCTATAGTAACCAACAAGTCCTAAGAAACTTCAGATTTCAGTCACAATACTAGGTTTCCTCCAATTTTCTACAACATCTACCTTTCCAGGGTCAACTGAGATGCCATTCTTAGTTATcacatgcccaaggaaagaGACTTTatctaaccaaaactcacacttcttcaATTTAGTAAACAACTGCTTATCTCTTAGAGTCTgcaatacaatactcaaatgaCGCTCATGCTCTTCTCCACTCCTTgagtacaccaaaatatcatctataaaaaccaccacaaactgatATAGATAGGGTTTaaataccctattcattaaatccataaaagcagcaggtgcattagtcaaaccaaaaggcataaccaaaaactcatagTGTCCATACCTAGTTTGAAAAGCAGTTTTGGGTACATCCTCACCTCTTACTCTCAACTGATGATATCTAGACtgaagatcaatcttagagaatACACAAGCACCCTGAagctgataaaaaaaaaattgtcaattcgAGGAAGAGGATACTTATTCCTCACAGTCACTTTATTCAACTCTCTATAATCAATGCAAAGCCTCATTGATccatccttcttcttcacaaataaaacaggagctccccaaggtgaaacactaGTGTGGAtctgcatttttcatgtgtgtccccactcgatcggcgagacttacttttaattttggtgaaaaattaattttagaaaagtcagagacaccacttattttattttattttaaagggaaaataaaataagaaatacaatcctaaaaaatgactccatagtttttggaaaagcatgtctttgaaaaactcgagtttaggtctggggatcaggttacttattgggaaggtacctcaaagagatatcacccctctaagccttaagGAGGTCTCTACTGGCTAAGTCGAAGGGAATATGGAAATTAGTTAATTGATTGAAGgtacctaggtagactaaggtgatttcagaaTTAACATGACAAGCCAGAGagtcaaatcatgatcataaaaGAGAGTCAAAGTGTGTACCTGAATTGCTTCTCAAGTGCTATCGTAAAatatcaaagttagtatagaaatataacaCACATGTGTtttatccaaataaataaagcatacatctaagcacctaaggatcaCATCAAACATAAATAAGGCTCAtaacaacatgcatgttcatggaattccgaaaagtaagtgatagagagcatacctggatagcatgcataatttataagattcctcaaAAAAGGCTAGAGTGGTTAGGAAAAGTACATATTATATAACATctttattatgtctaatatacagtgccaaagccaaaattgagctaagataaatcaaatgactccaaaaataataacaatttcaagtaaaGTATAAAACCATCAACATGTAGTTAGAAAAGGAagcatcataaaacaatttctaaaaaatggctTAGAATGGAATTTAGTTATGAAAAGTTTCAggaaacaactcctacacatgtaGATCAACATACCAAAAGCTAAACACTCATTCAAAGAACATATTACAGCAAAGACACCTAAAGGTTCTACAAAGTCCagattagaaaagaaaaagtgacatgcataaatgattttaaaaaaaataataaatgattacATAAAATCATACACATAGttcaaagtgtctatatcacataaaaaatgaatctagGGTCAgatagtactcaaaaatatttttgaaatactcAAGCTAATCAGATGTCCAGAATCTTGTATGTACAGTAGGTACGACTTTGAAAAATCGTATCTCCCTCAAAaaggcatattttttaatatttatgtgtCTAAGATAAATTTCAAGAAGCCTagaattgaggaaaaatattgaatcaaatttaaaaagtcatctgttattttatttttgcaaagtGATCTCGGATGTTTAGAACTGGGTGAAAATGGAGCCCTCCTAAAGACTCATTGCTATCTTCTATTCCAGAATGGCTTTCTAACTTGAacgaaactttaaattcaagttcaagaagtgaggaaagtcatacaagttttggaaatttttttaaaaatattctaaagttactgaaacgaattttaaatctaGAAGGTCAATGGTTGAATGAAAACTGGCAGCAAGTGGTTTCTTGAAATCTGAATTTTTGATGAATCTAAAAACTCTTTAAGGATGAAATTTGAAGGAAACTGGAATTGtttaacaaaacaaagaaagaggAGGATGGTGTGACTGCCCTTGAGAATGAGTGAATGGTGCGTGTAGGTAAGATCGTTTGTGGAGGCTGGCTGATTCTATAATATTACGCATGCTGCATGCTGTAACGTGGCTTCAAAGAGGACGCAAACCACCCCTTTTTTAGTCTTTGATGCAGCTGTTAGTGGAGTCCATTCATAGTGGCGGTAGAGCTGTAAATTCCTTTTGAGTTTGTGCAGAAATTGAATTCCAAATGCACTTTGTCCTAGTAGCATTGTTGATTGCATGAAAAATGATAGCATGTCTGCCCATATGCAAACCGTTGACCTTTTTATGTATGGACTTTCACAAAAGAGCCTTGAGCAACAAGAGACATCAAACTGCTAATGCTATGGGGTACAGTCCcatcaatttaatttccttAGGGGCATCTGAAAGTGTTAATGACCTATATAAATGCACCATTTCTTTTTGTTCATTTCACAACATACATGAACTCCACATCAACGAGTTCACAATCTGCATAATAAATGCCCTATAAGCTTTACTCAGAAGCAATCGATGATCAGTAAATAAATGTAAGGAGACTATTGGAGATTGGAGAGTCACTGCATAGCTTCAGAAAAACCCACTTGGAGATTACCATAGTCAAATATAGTGTGATAAACCCCATGAATATTTCTCCAAGAATCCACTGGGGCAGACGGTTGCAATGCCTTCACCAGTTTTTAGAACATACTCTTTTGGGGTCAGGGTGAAATGCTTATCTACAATGGTGAATGTAACATCTGGCATGTAGGGAACATACTGCATCAGGTTGTACCATTGATATTAGATGATCCCATATCATGTTTCCGTATTGGGAAACTACTTCTTTACATTCCTGGCTCACGATTCCTTCTACTCCAATTGCATGGTTGATTTCAGTCACAATCGCCGTTGGACCAACAATTAAGGATGTTCTTGAATCTACAATAGCTGCACAACCTGCCTCACAAAAGCCTGTTGATTGGTATCCAATAAGAAACTCTCCCATTTCAAACTGCCAGTAACCCTTTTGAGTGATTGAAGCATAAGTGTGCTGCCCCTTGAAGTGTCTCTTGTCGACACCACCAAAAACAATCTCACCTCCATCGATGGCTTGTGGATCCCGGTTTAGCCAGAAAGAGAAGATGTCTTCTTGCACAAGACCTTGCCGAATCAAATTGTACCAAATTGGTGTGGCATTCCCAACAACAATTTCCTTGAAACCGAGCCTAAGAATCCCATCACATTCGGCAACAGAACTCccttattttcattatatgagAATAGGCTATAATGTGACATGCAAGGTGCCACATCAACTACGTCTTCAAGAAACTATAAAATCTTGAACTCGACTCACACGAAAAATAAACATTCTTCGGAGAAATCTTTCTTCTGCATTTGCGGCTGTGGTGGCGTGGATATTCAGATCTTCAGGAAGAAGGCCCTCGAATACTTCCAGATTCACAAGCGAGCACCCCAGGAATAGAAGCAACTTCTGCAACTA
It encodes:
- the LOC117933153 gene encoding cathepsin D-like; the encoded protein is MLRDYHAFVDCFGKKVIFSIPGQPEFCFEGKHVDRPLRLISILRPNSLLMKGCQGFLAYVVSNENDLKLEDIPVVRDFPDVFLDDLSGLPPEREVEFTIDLVLGITPISKTPYKMAPVELKKLKIVESDWVFLLQGKKVVKVDSGCDLVAEVASIPGVLACESGRSSVAECDGILRLGFKEIVVGNATPIWYNLIRQGLVQEDIFSFWLNRDPQAIDGGEIVFGGVDKRHFKGQHTYASITQKGYWQFEMGEFLIGYQSTGFCEAGCAAIVDSRTSLIVGPTAIVTEINHAIGVEGIYVPYMPDVTFTIVDKHFTLTPKEYVLKTGEGIATVCPSGFLEKYSWDCELVDVEFMYVVK